In Vespa velutina chromosome 1, iVesVel2.1, whole genome shotgun sequence, the following proteins share a genomic window:
- the LOC124947677 gene encoding isoleucine--tRNA ligase, mitochondrial isoform X1 → MQYRNLYALRMPTKHFNFCILKHRKSYKNHIRNLQDAAKDKVNKKYTETVILPQTDFQLRLNGKKRIDMDKYLLEKCGFIDLYRWQRKNLIGPDFVLHDGPPYANGDPHMGHAVNKILKDITLRSKIMKGQRVHYVPGWDCHGLPIELKAIKNFDTGYQKLDALEIRHRACKFAKSAIVKQREVFSSWGIMADWKETGCYFTNQVSYVKNQLQQFMNLYEKRLIFRDFKPVYWSPSSRTALAEAELVYNEQHESKCAIIRLQMSDVPYKLKTFTNGNIYALAWTTTPWTLIANQALAFSINSKYCLTEDACGNFYIIAEPLVKDIELKIGHLKSIITINGNELSGAKYLHPITKETLPFLPGEHVTMNLGTGLVHTAPAHGPEDFLLALEHNIPVLSLVDHNGRYTEAAGPEFAGLKVLSEGTEKVLQCINKDVLLVESIKHSYPYDWRTKEPVIIRASHQWFIDINSIKTKALETLDSIQLFPENNRSSFLNGLLVQITKRPFWCISRQRSWGTPIPVLYLKDTGEVFTNREWVNRICDLIEKNGVDCWWKFTIEELAGEEILNKFNLDKDNLRKGDDIMDIWFDSGISWSAILPEKKANLYLEGQDQLTGWFQSSLLTSVALQGSSPYNELFVHGFVVDENASKMSKSEGNVIHPDDITKGGNNFGKNVYGVDALRWWVGSHGCQHIQIRVTQEILQESKESIQKLRLILRFLLGILHSNTEFNLDPKFLHLDRNMLHRLYHYNRQIQNFYDSYQYHNVCKLVKNFLANDVSSIYCHLNKDKLYCDAITSPYRAATIKVIDAILIVILRSVAPIVPHLAEEVWLHRNKTTDDTEYIPLHYTRYTVPETWNQPETIDCIEAALCLRNKVNKLATRNTWELAATIMATKQDYELLSILQKEKQSSLSELCNILQVSKVTLIESDALNETQVLLKPIEKQLCKRCRRHPEMYEAEICERCTNILDRNISATAFT, encoded by the exons atgcAATACAGAAACCTATATGCTCTGAGAATGCCAAcgaaacattttaatttttgcatTTTAAAACATAGAAAGTCATACAAAAATCACATAAGAAATTTACAAGATGCAGCTAAAGATaaggttaataaaaaatacaccGAAACTGTTATATTGCCACAAACAGACTTTCAATTACGACTTAATGGGAAAAAACGAATTGATATGGATAAGTATTTATTAGAA AAATGTGGATTCATAGATTTGTATCGTTGGCAAAGGAAAAATTTGATAGGACCGGATTTTGTCTTACACGATGGACCACCCTATGCCAATGGAGATCCTCACATGGGACATGCTGTCAATAAG ATTTTAAAGGACATTACATTGCGAAGTAAAATTATGAAAGGTCAACGAGTACATTATGTACCAGGTTGGGATTGCCATGGTTTACCGATTGAACTGAAAGCGATTAAAAACTTTGATACCGGATATCAAAAATTGGATGCCTTAGAAATTCGACATAgag CTTGTAAATTCGCTAAAAGTGCCATTGTAAAGCAAAGAGAAGTTTTCTCTTCCTGGGGTATAATGGCTGATTGGAAAGAAACTGGATGCTATTTTACAAATCAAGTTTCATATGTGAAAAATCAGTTACAgcaatttatgaatttatatgaGAAAAGGCTAATCTTTAGAGATTTTAAGCCAGTCTATTGGTCCCCTTCCTCTAg AACAGCCTTGGCAGAAGCAGAATTAGTATATAACGAACAGCATGAAAGTAAATGTGCCATTATTCGTTTACAAATGTCTGATGTACCGTACAAGTTAAAAACATTTACCAATGGTAATATATATGCCCTCGCATGGACAACTACACCTTGGACTTTAATAGCTAATCAAGCTTTAGCGTTTTctattaattcgaaatattgCTTGACCGAGGATGCTTGTGgcaatttttacattatcgcCGAACCACTGGTGAAagatattgaattaaaaattggTCATTTGAAGtcaataataaccattaatG GAAACGAATTAAGTGGTGCCAAGTATTTACATCCTATCACTAAAGAAACTCTACCATTTTTACCAGGAGAACACGTTACAATGAATCTTGGTACTGGATTAGTACATACAGCTCCTGCACATGGCCCAGAAGATTTTCTTCTTGCGCTTGAACATAATATACCAGTT cTATCTTTAGTAGACCACAATGGTCGATATACGGAAGCAGCTGGTCCTGAATTTGCAGGCTTGAAAGTTTTATCCGAAGGCACTGAAAAGGTCCTACAGTGCATAAACAAAGATGTTTTACTTGTTGAATCTATTAAACACAGTTATCCGTATGATTGGAGAACCAAGGAACCAGTTATAATTCGAGCAAGTCATCAATGgttcattgatattaattccATTAAAACAAAAGCTCTC gaAACTTTAGATAGCATACAACTATTTCcagaaaataatcgatcgtcTTTTCTCAATGGTCTGCTTGTACAAATAACGAAGCGACCGTTTTGGTGCATTTCACGGCAACGATCTTGGGGTACACCTATACCTGTTTTGTATTTAAAAGATACGGGAGAAGTATTTACGAATAG AGAATGGGTAAATAGAATATGTGatcttatagaaaaaaatggcGTGGATTGTTGGTGGAAATTTACAATAGAAGAATTGGCAGGAGAAGAGATTCTTAACAAATTTAATCTCGACAAAGACAATCTAAGAAAGGGTGAT GATATTATGGATATTTGGTTTGACAGTGGTATTTCATGGTCCGCAATTTTACCAGAAAAAAAGGCCAATTTATATTTGGAAGGACAAGATCAACTTACAGGCTGGTTTCAATCGTCCTTGTTAACTTCTGTTGCACTTCAGGGCTCTTCTCCTTACAA TGAATTATTTGTACATGGATTCGTGGTAGATGAGAATGCTTCTAAAATGTCTAAGTCAGAAGGCAATGTTATACATCCGGACGATATTACAAAGGGTGGTAataattttggaaaaaatgtatatgGAGTTGATGCACTAAG ATGGTGGGTCGGCAGTCATGGTTGTCAACACATTCAAATACGTGTTACGCAAGAAATATTGcaagaaagtaaagaatcaATACAAAAGCTTAGATTAATATTGCGCTTTTTGTTGGGTATTCTACATTCTAATACGGAATTCAATTTAGATCCAAAATTTTTGCATCTTGACCGGAACATGCTACATCGCTTATATCATTACAATAGACAG ATACAAAACTTCTACGACAGTTATCAATATCACAACGTATGCAAACtggtaaaaaattttcttgcgAATGATGTATCATCGATATATTGTCATTTAAATAAGGATAAGCTTTACTGCGATGCAATAACATCGCCATACCGTGCTGCTACTATAAAAGTAATAGATGCAATACTCATTGTTATTTTGAGAAGTGTCGCTCCAATTGTACCCCACTTGGCAGAAGAAGTTTGGTTACATCGTAATAAAACTACTGACGATACTG AATACATACCACTGCATTATACCAGATATACTGTACCAGAGACTTGGAATCAACCAGAAACCATTGATTGTATAGAAGCAGCATTATGTTTAAGAAATAAAGTTAACAAACTTGCTACTAGAAATACATGGGAGTTAGCAGCTACAATAATGGCTACTAAACaagattatgaattattatca ATTCttcagaaagaaaagcaatctTCTTTGTCcgaattatgtaatattttacaagTTTCAAAAGTAACTCTCATAGAAAGTGATGCGCTTAATGAAACGCAGGTGCTTTTAAAACCTATAGAAAAACAACTATGTAAACGTTGTCGAAGGCATCCTGAAATGTACGAAGCTGAAATATGTGAACGTTGTACTAATATACtcgatagaaatatttcagCAACGGCATTTacttaa
- the LOC124947677 gene encoding isoleucine--tRNA ligase, mitochondrial isoform X2 has translation MGHAVNKILKDITLRSKIMKGQRVHYVPGWDCHGLPIELKAIKNFDTGYQKLDALEIRHRACKFAKSAIVKQREVFSSWGIMADWKETGCYFTNQVSYVKNQLQQFMNLYEKRLIFRDFKPVYWSPSSRTALAEAELVYNEQHESKCAIIRLQMSDVPYKLKTFTNGNIYALAWTTTPWTLIANQALAFSINSKYCLTEDACGNFYIIAEPLVKDIELKIGHLKSIITINGNELSGAKYLHPITKETLPFLPGEHVTMNLGTGLVHTAPAHGPEDFLLALEHNIPVLSLVDHNGRYTEAAGPEFAGLKVLSEGTEKVLQCINKDVLLVESIKHSYPYDWRTKEPVIIRASHQWFIDINSIKTKALETLDSIQLFPENNRSSFLNGLLVQITKRPFWCISRQRSWGTPIPVLYLKDTGEVFTNREWVNRICDLIEKNGVDCWWKFTIEELAGEEILNKFNLDKDNLRKGDDIMDIWFDSGISWSAILPEKKANLYLEGQDQLTGWFQSSLLTSVALQGSSPYNELFVHGFVVDENASKMSKSEGNVIHPDDITKGGNNFGKNVYGVDALRWWVGSHGCQHIQIRVTQEILQESKESIQKLRLILRFLLGILHSNTEFNLDPKFLHLDRNMLHRLYHYNRQIQNFYDSYQYHNVCKLVKNFLANDVSSIYCHLNKDKLYCDAITSPYRAATIKVIDAILIVILRSVAPIVPHLAEEVWLHRNKTTDDTEYIPLHYTRYTVPETWNQPETIDCIEAALCLRNKVNKLATRNTWELAATIMATKQDYELLSILQKEKQSSLSELCNILQVSKVTLIESDALNETQVLLKPIEKQLCKRCRRHPEMYEAEICERCTNILDRNISATAFT, from the exons ATGGGACATGCTGTCAATAAG ATTTTAAAGGACATTACATTGCGAAGTAAAATTATGAAAGGTCAACGAGTACATTATGTACCAGGTTGGGATTGCCATGGTTTACCGATTGAACTGAAAGCGATTAAAAACTTTGATACCGGATATCAAAAATTGGATGCCTTAGAAATTCGACATAgag CTTGTAAATTCGCTAAAAGTGCCATTGTAAAGCAAAGAGAAGTTTTCTCTTCCTGGGGTATAATGGCTGATTGGAAAGAAACTGGATGCTATTTTACAAATCAAGTTTCATATGTGAAAAATCAGTTACAgcaatttatgaatttatatgaGAAAAGGCTAATCTTTAGAGATTTTAAGCCAGTCTATTGGTCCCCTTCCTCTAg AACAGCCTTGGCAGAAGCAGAATTAGTATATAACGAACAGCATGAAAGTAAATGTGCCATTATTCGTTTACAAATGTCTGATGTACCGTACAAGTTAAAAACATTTACCAATGGTAATATATATGCCCTCGCATGGACAACTACACCTTGGACTTTAATAGCTAATCAAGCTTTAGCGTTTTctattaattcgaaatattgCTTGACCGAGGATGCTTGTGgcaatttttacattatcgcCGAACCACTGGTGAAagatattgaattaaaaattggTCATTTGAAGtcaataataaccattaatG GAAACGAATTAAGTGGTGCCAAGTATTTACATCCTATCACTAAAGAAACTCTACCATTTTTACCAGGAGAACACGTTACAATGAATCTTGGTACTGGATTAGTACATACAGCTCCTGCACATGGCCCAGAAGATTTTCTTCTTGCGCTTGAACATAATATACCAGTT cTATCTTTAGTAGACCACAATGGTCGATATACGGAAGCAGCTGGTCCTGAATTTGCAGGCTTGAAAGTTTTATCCGAAGGCACTGAAAAGGTCCTACAGTGCATAAACAAAGATGTTTTACTTGTTGAATCTATTAAACACAGTTATCCGTATGATTGGAGAACCAAGGAACCAGTTATAATTCGAGCAAGTCATCAATGgttcattgatattaattccATTAAAACAAAAGCTCTC gaAACTTTAGATAGCATACAACTATTTCcagaaaataatcgatcgtcTTTTCTCAATGGTCTGCTTGTACAAATAACGAAGCGACCGTTTTGGTGCATTTCACGGCAACGATCTTGGGGTACACCTATACCTGTTTTGTATTTAAAAGATACGGGAGAAGTATTTACGAATAG AGAATGGGTAAATAGAATATGTGatcttatagaaaaaaatggcGTGGATTGTTGGTGGAAATTTACAATAGAAGAATTGGCAGGAGAAGAGATTCTTAACAAATTTAATCTCGACAAAGACAATCTAAGAAAGGGTGAT GATATTATGGATATTTGGTTTGACAGTGGTATTTCATGGTCCGCAATTTTACCAGAAAAAAAGGCCAATTTATATTTGGAAGGACAAGATCAACTTACAGGCTGGTTTCAATCGTCCTTGTTAACTTCTGTTGCACTTCAGGGCTCTTCTCCTTACAA TGAATTATTTGTACATGGATTCGTGGTAGATGAGAATGCTTCTAAAATGTCTAAGTCAGAAGGCAATGTTATACATCCGGACGATATTACAAAGGGTGGTAataattttggaaaaaatgtatatgGAGTTGATGCACTAAG ATGGTGGGTCGGCAGTCATGGTTGTCAACACATTCAAATACGTGTTACGCAAGAAATATTGcaagaaagtaaagaatcaATACAAAAGCTTAGATTAATATTGCGCTTTTTGTTGGGTATTCTACATTCTAATACGGAATTCAATTTAGATCCAAAATTTTTGCATCTTGACCGGAACATGCTACATCGCTTATATCATTACAATAGACAG ATACAAAACTTCTACGACAGTTATCAATATCACAACGTATGCAAACtggtaaaaaattttcttgcgAATGATGTATCATCGATATATTGTCATTTAAATAAGGATAAGCTTTACTGCGATGCAATAACATCGCCATACCGTGCTGCTACTATAAAAGTAATAGATGCAATACTCATTGTTATTTTGAGAAGTGTCGCTCCAATTGTACCCCACTTGGCAGAAGAAGTTTGGTTACATCGTAATAAAACTACTGACGATACTG AATACATACCACTGCATTATACCAGATATACTGTACCAGAGACTTGGAATCAACCAGAAACCATTGATTGTATAGAAGCAGCATTATGTTTAAGAAATAAAGTTAACAAACTTGCTACTAGAAATACATGGGAGTTAGCAGCTACAATAATGGCTACTAAACaagattatgaattattatca ATTCttcagaaagaaaagcaatctTCTTTGTCcgaattatgtaatattttacaagTTTCAAAAGTAACTCTCATAGAAAGTGATGCGCTTAATGAAACGCAGGTGCTTTTAAAACCTATAGAAAAACAACTATGTAAACGTTGTCGAAGGCATCCTGAAATGTACGAAGCTGAAATATGTGAACGTTGTACTAATATACtcgatagaaatatttcagCAACGGCATTTacttaa
- the LOC124947677 gene encoding isoleucine--tRNA ligase, mitochondrial isoform X3, translated as MKGQRVHYVPGWDCHGLPIELKAIKNFDTGYQKLDALEIRHRACKFAKSAIVKQREVFSSWGIMADWKETGCYFTNQVSYVKNQLQQFMNLYEKRLIFRDFKPVYWSPSSRTALAEAELVYNEQHESKCAIIRLQMSDVPYKLKTFTNGNIYALAWTTTPWTLIANQALAFSINSKYCLTEDACGNFYIIAEPLVKDIELKIGHLKSIITINGNELSGAKYLHPITKETLPFLPGEHVTMNLGTGLVHTAPAHGPEDFLLALEHNIPVLSLVDHNGRYTEAAGPEFAGLKVLSEGTEKVLQCINKDVLLVESIKHSYPYDWRTKEPVIIRASHQWFIDINSIKTKALETLDSIQLFPENNRSSFLNGLLVQITKRPFWCISRQRSWGTPIPVLYLKDTGEVFTNREWVNRICDLIEKNGVDCWWKFTIEELAGEEILNKFNLDKDNLRKGDDIMDIWFDSGISWSAILPEKKANLYLEGQDQLTGWFQSSLLTSVALQGSSPYNELFVHGFVVDENASKMSKSEGNVIHPDDITKGGNNFGKNVYGVDALRWWVGSHGCQHIQIRVTQEILQESKESIQKLRLILRFLLGILHSNTEFNLDPKFLHLDRNMLHRLYHYNRQIQNFYDSYQYHNVCKLVKNFLANDVSSIYCHLNKDKLYCDAITSPYRAATIKVIDAILIVILRSVAPIVPHLAEEVWLHRNKTTDDTEYIPLHYTRYTVPETWNQPETIDCIEAALCLRNKVNKLATRNTWELAATIMATKQDYELLSILQKEKQSSLSELCNILQVSKVTLIESDALNETQVLLKPIEKQLCKRCRRHPEMYEAEICERCTNILDRNISATAFT; from the exons ATGAAAGGTCAACGAGTACATTATGTACCAGGTTGGGATTGCCATGGTTTACCGATTGAACTGAAAGCGATTAAAAACTTTGATACCGGATATCAAAAATTGGATGCCTTAGAAATTCGACATAgag CTTGTAAATTCGCTAAAAGTGCCATTGTAAAGCAAAGAGAAGTTTTCTCTTCCTGGGGTATAATGGCTGATTGGAAAGAAACTGGATGCTATTTTACAAATCAAGTTTCATATGTGAAAAATCAGTTACAgcaatttatgaatttatatgaGAAAAGGCTAATCTTTAGAGATTTTAAGCCAGTCTATTGGTCCCCTTCCTCTAg AACAGCCTTGGCAGAAGCAGAATTAGTATATAACGAACAGCATGAAAGTAAATGTGCCATTATTCGTTTACAAATGTCTGATGTACCGTACAAGTTAAAAACATTTACCAATGGTAATATATATGCCCTCGCATGGACAACTACACCTTGGACTTTAATAGCTAATCAAGCTTTAGCGTTTTctattaattcgaaatattgCTTGACCGAGGATGCTTGTGgcaatttttacattatcgcCGAACCACTGGTGAAagatattgaattaaaaattggTCATTTGAAGtcaataataaccattaatG GAAACGAATTAAGTGGTGCCAAGTATTTACATCCTATCACTAAAGAAACTCTACCATTTTTACCAGGAGAACACGTTACAATGAATCTTGGTACTGGATTAGTACATACAGCTCCTGCACATGGCCCAGAAGATTTTCTTCTTGCGCTTGAACATAATATACCAGTT cTATCTTTAGTAGACCACAATGGTCGATATACGGAAGCAGCTGGTCCTGAATTTGCAGGCTTGAAAGTTTTATCCGAAGGCACTGAAAAGGTCCTACAGTGCATAAACAAAGATGTTTTACTTGTTGAATCTATTAAACACAGTTATCCGTATGATTGGAGAACCAAGGAACCAGTTATAATTCGAGCAAGTCATCAATGgttcattgatattaattccATTAAAACAAAAGCTCTC gaAACTTTAGATAGCATACAACTATTTCcagaaaataatcgatcgtcTTTTCTCAATGGTCTGCTTGTACAAATAACGAAGCGACCGTTTTGGTGCATTTCACGGCAACGATCTTGGGGTACACCTATACCTGTTTTGTATTTAAAAGATACGGGAGAAGTATTTACGAATAG AGAATGGGTAAATAGAATATGTGatcttatagaaaaaaatggcGTGGATTGTTGGTGGAAATTTACAATAGAAGAATTGGCAGGAGAAGAGATTCTTAACAAATTTAATCTCGACAAAGACAATCTAAGAAAGGGTGAT GATATTATGGATATTTGGTTTGACAGTGGTATTTCATGGTCCGCAATTTTACCAGAAAAAAAGGCCAATTTATATTTGGAAGGACAAGATCAACTTACAGGCTGGTTTCAATCGTCCTTGTTAACTTCTGTTGCACTTCAGGGCTCTTCTCCTTACAA TGAATTATTTGTACATGGATTCGTGGTAGATGAGAATGCTTCTAAAATGTCTAAGTCAGAAGGCAATGTTATACATCCGGACGATATTACAAAGGGTGGTAataattttggaaaaaatgtatatgGAGTTGATGCACTAAG ATGGTGGGTCGGCAGTCATGGTTGTCAACACATTCAAATACGTGTTACGCAAGAAATATTGcaagaaagtaaagaatcaATACAAAAGCTTAGATTAATATTGCGCTTTTTGTTGGGTATTCTACATTCTAATACGGAATTCAATTTAGATCCAAAATTTTTGCATCTTGACCGGAACATGCTACATCGCTTATATCATTACAATAGACAG ATACAAAACTTCTACGACAGTTATCAATATCACAACGTATGCAAACtggtaaaaaattttcttgcgAATGATGTATCATCGATATATTGTCATTTAAATAAGGATAAGCTTTACTGCGATGCAATAACATCGCCATACCGTGCTGCTACTATAAAAGTAATAGATGCAATACTCATTGTTATTTTGAGAAGTGTCGCTCCAATTGTACCCCACTTGGCAGAAGAAGTTTGGTTACATCGTAATAAAACTACTGACGATACTG AATACATACCACTGCATTATACCAGATATACTGTACCAGAGACTTGGAATCAACCAGAAACCATTGATTGTATAGAAGCAGCATTATGTTTAAGAAATAAAGTTAACAAACTTGCTACTAGAAATACATGGGAGTTAGCAGCTACAATAATGGCTACTAAACaagattatgaattattatca ATTCttcagaaagaaaagcaatctTCTTTGTCcgaattatgtaatattttacaagTTTCAAAAGTAACTCTCATAGAAAGTGATGCGCTTAATGAAACGCAGGTGCTTTTAAAACCTATAGAAAAACAACTATGTAAACGTTGTCGAAGGCATCCTGAAATGTACGAAGCTGAAATATGTGAACGTTGTACTAATATACtcgatagaaatatttcagCAACGGCATTTacttaa